Sequence from the Rhodanobacter sp. genome:
GCTGAACCAGATGGACCAGATCCACGCCGAGGGCAAGCCGTTCTTCCTGCACATCATGACCACCTCCAACCACCGCCCGTACACCTACCCGGCCGGGCGCGTGAAGTGGAAGGCGCCATCGCGTCCTGGCGCGGTGGCCTACACCGATTGGTCGATCGAGGATTTCATCAAGCGCGCGCAGGCGAAGCCCTACTTCGCCGACACCGTGTTCGTGATCACCGCCGACCACTGCGCCTCCAGTGCCGGCAAGACCAGCATCCCAATCAACCACTACCACATCCCGCTGTGGATCTACGCGCCGGATCAGTTCAAGCCGCAACGCGTCGAAACCCTGATGGGCCAGCTCGACATCCCGCCCACCCTGCTCGGCCTGCTCGACTTCAGCTACCGCTCGCGCTTCTTCGGCCAGGACGTATTCCAGACCGCGCCCGGCCAGGGCCATGCCCTGCCAGGCACCTATGAAAAGCTGGGCTACGTGCACGGCGACACGCTCACCATCCTCGAACCGCGCAAGCGCCTCGAACAGCTCAAGCCCAACTTCGCCACCGGCGACGCCACGCCCGTGGTGCCGGTGAAGCAGGACCTGGTCGACACCGCGATCGCCTACTACCAGGTGGCCAGCGACCTCTACAAGCACGGCGGGTTGAAGTGGCGGCCGGACGACGCGACGAAGGTAGCGCCGATGCCTGCGCCGACGGCTACGGTCGCGGCCCCGGCAGCGGCAACCTCCACCACGCAGCCGTAGGGCACAGGCGCTGCACTGCGCACGAATGTTCCGGCCCCCGGAACATTCGTGCACCAGAAACTCTGGAGCTAGTTCACGATTTCCCGCTGGCTGGCTGCGGCAGCAGCCAGCGCACCGCCACGATGCCCAGCTCGTAGAGCAGGCACATCGGGATCGCCAGCAGGATCATCGAGGTGATGTCCGGCGGCGTGATCAGCGCGGCCACCGCGAACGCGCCCACGATGGCGTAGCGGCGCGCGTTGCGCAGCTTGGCGATGTCCACGAGGCCGACCGCGGCGAGAATCACCACCGCCACCGGCACCTCGAAGCACAGGCCGAAGGCGAAGAACATCAGCATCACGAAGTCGAGGTAGTGCGTGATGTCGGTCATCATCTCCACACCCGCGGGCGTCACCGCGGTGAGGAAGCGGAACGCCGCCGGCAACACCAGGAAGTACGCGAACGCGCAGCCGCAGTAGAACAGCACCAAGGTGGCCACCAGCAGCGGCCGCGCCAGGCGCTTCTCGTGCTTGTACAGGCCGGGGCTGACGAAAGCCCAGAGCTGGTAGAGGATCACCGGCATGCTGATGAACAGCGCCGCGTAGAACGCCAGCTTGAGCGGCGTGATGAAGGGGCTGGCCACTTCGGTGGCGATCAGGTGCGCGCCCTGCGGCAGGCGCGCCACCAGCGGCGCGGCCAGTTCCGAATACAGGCGGTTGGCGAACGGCACCAGCGCCACCAGCACGATCAGCACGCAGGCGACCGCCTTGAGCAGGCGCGAGCGCAATTCGATCAGGTGCGAGAACAGGCCCTGCTGCAGGTCGTCGCCCAGGTCGTCGGGCTCAGTGGCCGCCATGCGCCGGCTCCTTCGTTTCCGCGACTGCCGCAGGTTCGCCCAGCGGCAACGATTGCTGCACCTCGGACTGGGTTGCTTCGGCAGCCGGCGCCGGTGCGGCCGCGGACTTCAGCGTTTCCGCCGCTTCGTGCAACGGCTCGCGCACCTGCTGCACGCTGTCCTTGAACTCGCTTTGCGCGGCCTCGGCGCGCGCGGCGGCCTCGCGCGCGGCACGCCGGATTTCTTCCACTTCCAGTTCGCGCTCGACTTCGGCGCGCACGCTGTCCCAGCCGCTGCGCACGCGGCGCAGCAAGGCGCCGGCGGTACGCGCCGCGCCGGGCAGTTTCTCGGGGCCAAGCACGATCAGCGCGACAAGCGCGAGCAGCACCAGCTTGCCGAAGCTGATCTCGATCATCGCCCAGGCACCGTGCCGCGCTTACTTCGACTCGTGCGAGTCGCGCTGGTCCTGCGTGCTGGCGCTCGCCGACGAGGCCGGCGGATCGGCGCGCAACTGCTCCTTGGCTTTTTCCTTCTCCTTCTCGTCGTCGCCATGCATGGCCTTCTTGAAGCCGCGCACGGCGTTGCCGAGATCCGAGCCGACGTTGCCGAGCTTCTTGGTGCCGAAGATCAGCAACACGATGACCAGGAGCAGGAGCCAATGCCAGATGCTGTCAAAACCCATGATGTTCCTCGTGGCGCTTCGGGGCGGAAACGGCTCCGCCCGCGAGCCGCCGATCTTTGCGCAAGGCGGTTACTTCGCAGTGTACTCCTCCAGCGCGTCGCGGAACTTCGTCACGTAGGGCGGCACGTTGGTCACACCGCCTTCGAAGATGCGCCGCGGCGTGATGCCGGCACCGTACACCGCCGCATTGGCGTCGTAGTCGATCTTCAGCACCGAGCCGTCCAGCGCCACGCCGGCGAACAGGCCGCGCGAACGCGAGTAGGAGTAGATCTCCGCCTTCAGCTGCTGGTCGGTGGCGGCCGCGGCGGTACGGCCCACCGGGCCGGCCGCGGCGCTGGCGTCGGCGCCCACGGTGAACTTGCCGTTGACGATCGAGTCCACGCCGCGCTCGGTGCGGAACACCAGGATCACGTCGGTGGACGACACGCCGATCTGGAAGCCCACGCTGCCGCCGCCGAACGAGATGAAGCTGGGGTTGGACCAGGTGCCGTCCGGGTTCTTCACCGAGATCAGGCCCTCACCGCGGCGGCCGCCGAAGATGAAGCCGACCTTCAGCACGTCGGGGACGACCGCGATCGCCTTGGCGTCCCGGAGCAGGTCGCTAGGGATGGCCTTGTCCGGCGCCTGCTCGATCTCGCTCAGCACACGCACCGCGCTGTTTGCGCGCATCTGCGGGGTGTCGTCGTCGGCATGCGCGGCCATGGCCGGCAACAGCACTGCCGCGCCAAGCAGCATGAAGCGATACAGCGATGTCTTGTTGAACATGGGCAACTCCGCCGTTGGGTGGGATCGGGGCGCTTGTGGCAGACTCGCGCCAACCTTGTCGCCAGCATCACAATGCCTAGCCACGACCACTATACCGGCCCCGCAAGCGATCCCAGCCCTGCGGCCTCGGCATCCGTTCAGACTGCCGTACTGCTGGTGAACCTCGGCACGCCGGCCGCGCCCACCGCGAAGGCGCTGCGGCCCTGGCTCGCCGAATTCCTGTCCGACCCGCGCGTGATCGACTACCCGCGCTGGAAGTGGCTGCCGATCCTGCACGGCGTGATCCTGCGTGTGCGCCCGCGACGCTCCGCGCACGCCTATGCGCGCATCTGGGAGGCGCAAGGCTCGCCGCTGCGCTGGCACAGCGAGGCGCTGGCGCGCGCGCTGCAGGCCGAACTCGGACCGCAGGTGCGCGTGGCGCTGGCGATGCGCTACGGCGAGCCGTCGGTGGCGCAGACCATCGCCCGGCTGCAACGCGAAGGCGCACGCCGCCTGCTGGTGCTGCCGCTGTATCCGCAGTACTCGGCCACCTCCACCGGTTCGGTGGTCGACGCCGTGGCCGACGCGATGAAGTCGCTGCGCTGGCCGCCGGAACTGCGCTTCGTCAACGACTACCACGACGATCCCGGCCATATCGAGGCACTGGCCGCGAGCATCGAAGCTTGGTGGGCCGTGCACGGCCGCGGCGACAAGCTGCTGCTTTCCTTCCACGGGATTCCCGAGCGCTACGTCCGCCTCGGCGATCCGTATGCCGCGCAGTGCCGCCATACCGCGCGCCTGTTGCGCGAACGGCTGCGGCTGGACGAATCGCAGGTGCTGCTGAGCTTCCAGTCGCGGGTCGGCCGCGAACGCTGGCTCGAACCCTACACCGACGCCACCGTGCGCCGCCTCGCCGGCGAGGGCGTGAAGCGGCTCGACGTCGCCTGCCCCGGCTTTGCGGTGGACTGCCTGGAGACGCTGGAGGAAATCGCGCTGCAGAACCGCGAATTCTTCATCGAAGCGGGCGGCGAAGACCTGCGCTACATCCCGGCGCTCAACGAAAGCCCCGCACAGGTGCGCAGCCTCGCCGTACTGGCGCGCCGCCACATGCAGGGCTGGCCGCAACCCGGCCCCGCGGAACACGTGTGACCGCACCCATCGAACGCCGCATCGCCCTGCCCCATCTCACGCTGGCCGCCCTGGAATGGGGCGAACCCTCGGCGACGCCGCTGCTTGCGCTGCACGGCTGGCTGGACAACGCCGGCAGCTTCGCCACGCTGGCTCCATTTCTCGCAACGCACTACCGCGTGATCGCGCTGGACCTGCCCGGCCACGGCCACTCGGATCACCTGCCCGCCGGCGCCAGCTACCACTACGTCGACCACGTGCGCATCGTGCTGACCGCGCTCGACGCGCTGGAACTGCCGCGCTGCCAGCTGCTCGGCCACTCGCTGGGCGCCGGCATCGCCTCGCTGCTCGCCGCGGCGGCGCCATCGCGCATCGAGACCTTGCACCTGATCGAGGGACTGGGCCCGCTGGGCGACGACGGCTCGCACACGCTGCAGCGCTACCGCGATGCAATGAGCGCGCGGACCGCCAACGGCAAGGCGCTGCGCGTGTTCCACAGCATCGAACAGGCGGCCCGTGCGCGCGCCGCCGCCAGCGGACTCGATGCGGAACTCGCGCGCCCGATCATCGAGCGCGGACTGCGCGAAGCCGAAGGCGGCTGGCAGTGGCGCAGCGACCCGCGCCTCACGCGGACCACCGCGGTCCGGCTGGCTGAAACGCAGATCCACGCCCTGCTCGCCGGCATCGAGGCGCCCACCACGCTGCTGCTGTCGCAGCCGGCCACGTCCTACCTGCCCGCCGCGCAGATGGAAGCGCGCGCTGCCTGCGTGCCGCGCATCGCTGTCGAACACATGGCCGGCGGCCACCACCTGCAGCTCGAACAGCCGCAGGCGGTGGCGCAGTGGATGTTGCGCCACGCCGCGGAGTGACGCCTCTCTCCGGGCCGGTCAGCTCGAGATCGCCAATCGCTCCGAGCGGTACAGCTGCACGGTGATGCCGACCGCAACCAGGGCCACGGCCAGCGTCCCGGCAAGGCACAGCGCAAGCTGTTCGGCGCTGATGCCGTCGCCGCGCAGCTGCTGCATGATGCCGAGGTTCTGGCCCAGCAACGGCACGGCATACATCCATGGCTGCGCCTTCACCGGCAGGAAGGCCAGCAAGGCGCTGGGAATCAGCGGCACCATCATCAGCAGCGAAATATAGGTCTGCGCCTCGCGGTAGCTCTTGGCGAACGCGGCCACCAGGGTCTGCAGCGAAGCGAGCAGCAGCACCAGCGGCAGCATCAGCAGCAGCACGG
This genomic interval carries:
- the tatC gene encoding twin-arginine translocase subunit TatC, whose protein sequence is MAATEPDDLGDDLQQGLFSHLIELRSRLLKAVACVLIVLVALVPFANRLYSELAAPLVARLPQGAHLIATEVASPFITPLKLAFYAALFISMPVILYQLWAFVSPGLYKHEKRLARPLLVATLVLFYCGCAFAYFLVLPAAFRFLTAVTPAGVEMMTDITHYLDFVMLMFFAFGLCFEVPVAVVILAAVGLVDIAKLRNARRYAIVGAFAVAALITPPDITSMILLAIPMCLLYELGIVAVRWLLPQPASGKS
- the tatA gene encoding twin-arginine translocase TatA/TatE family subunit, which produces MGFDSIWHWLLLLVIVLLIFGTKKLGNVGSDLGNAVRGFKKAMHGDDEKEKEKAKEQLRADPPASSASASTQDQRDSHESK
- the hemH gene encoding ferrochelatase — protein: MWQTRANLVASITMPSHDHYTGPASDPSPAASASVQTAVLLVNLGTPAAPTAKALRPWLAEFLSDPRVIDYPRWKWLPILHGVILRVRPRRSAHAYARIWEAQGSPLRWHSEALARALQAELGPQVRVALAMRYGEPSVAQTIARLQREGARRLLVLPLYPQYSATSTGSVVDAVADAMKSLRWPPELRFVNDYHDDPGHIEALAASIEAWWAVHGRGDKLLLSFHGIPERYVRLGDPYAAQCRHTARLLRERLRLDESQVLLSFQSRVGRERWLEPYTDATVRRLAGEGVKRLDVACPGFAVDCLETLEEIALQNREFFIEAGGEDLRYIPALNESPAQVRSLAVLARRHMQGWPQPGPAEHV
- a CDS encoding alpha/beta hydrolase yields the protein MTAPIERRIALPHLTLAALEWGEPSATPLLALHGWLDNAGSFATLAPFLATHYRVIALDLPGHGHSDHLPAGASYHYVDHVRIVLTALDALELPRCQLLGHSLGAGIASLLAAAAPSRIETLHLIEGLGPLGDDGSHTLQRYRDAMSARTANGKALRVFHSIEQAARARAAASGLDAELARPIIERGLREAEGGWQWRSDPRLTRTTAVRLAETQIHALLAGIEAPTTLLLSQPATSYLPAAQMEARAACVPRIAVEHMAGGHHLQLEQPQAVAQWMLRHAAE